The Thermotoga caldifontis AZM44c09 genomic interval GAGGTACAGAGACGTTCCCTGGCCACTGAACGATTTCAAAAAATCTGAAGAACTGCTTCTCGCCGCGGCACAGCTCACACCGAACTATCCGAACGTATATCTGGAACTCGGTTTTCTCTATCTGAAGACGAACAAGAAAGACAGGGCGAGAGAGATGTTCCAGAAAGTCGTGGTGGGTGAGCCACACCCACTGTTGGTAGGAACACACAGAGAAGCTGTGAAAACGGCTCAAGAAGAGCTCGAGAAGTTGAAATAGCGGCCGGACCTTTTAAAGGTTCATCCTTCTTTGAATGTATTTTTCGAACAGAGGATCGGTTATCAGATACTTGCCCCTGGCTATCTTTTCGACGATGCCGTACTCGCTCAGAACCCTGATCGTTTTGTTCACGATCGCGGGGTTTGGAATCTCGTACTTTCTCAAGGCGTCCTGGCTGAATATGTCCTGACCTTCCATGGAGAGGAGTGCGAGGACGTTCTTCGCGTAGCGATAGCCGAGCTGGTCGATGAGCGCATCGTAGCTGTAAGCTTCACGGTCTAAAAGAGCTTCGAAGGATTCACGGACGATCTCAACCGTTGCAGTGTTTTCGGTTCTGTTCCAGACTTCGAAGCAGAGGAGCTGGAAGAAGTAGGGATGACCCCGGGTGAGCTCGTAGATGAGATCGGCGGCGTCGTCGCTCAGGTTCTTGTGAGAGTTTTTGAACTTACCCTTCGCGTACGCGATGCATTCGTCTTTTGGAAGGTAGGTCTCTATGTCCAGTCTGAGCGCGGAGCGGAACAGCGTGCCGGAGTTGTGGAAGAAGAGTTTTTCGAGCATGTGCCGCCTCGAACCGGCGAAGATGAAAGACACTCTGTTTTCGGATTGAAAGAAGCTTCGGAGACTTTCTGGAAGGTTCGCGTGGATCCTCTCGTACTCCTGAAATTCGTCGATTATCACGATCACTCTCTTCTTCAACGTTGAAGCCAGGCTGGAAAGGAGATTGTAAGATTCGTTCAGCAGCGTTTCGTCGTCCACCTCCGGTGAGAGGCTGAAGGTGACGTTTTTGAGCGCGACCGTGAACGAAACGTACCTCGCGAGGTTTTTGAGATATCTGCTCACGAATGCCACGGGATCTTTCGCCTTCAGAATCTTGAAGGACCTGTCTATGATCTGCATCGCGAAACCTTTGAGCGAGATCACTCCGAAAAGGTCCACGTACACGACCGTGTGGGGCGTCTCTTCAGCGAACCTGTGAAGAAGCCAGGTCTTGCCGAACCTTCTCGGAGCCAGAAGGACCAGATTGTTCCCGCTCTCGCTCACCTGCTTCATGTACGCGAGCTCTTTGTCTCTGTCTATGAAATGTTCCCTGCTGTACTCTTTGCCCACCTTGAACGGGTTCATAACGTTCGCCCCTTCGTTAGAAGCTTTGTCACGCTGTGATTCTACCACGGATGGATTGTTTTAAACCATACGGTTTAAAAGATTTTGTACTTATCGGTTAGTAACCAGAGCGGCAAAATGTTCAAAAGGGAAAATAAAAGGGCGGCAAAAGCCGCCCTTCAGAGAGAATGTCTTCAAGATTTCAGGATCGCTTTGATGTCTTCTTCTGGATCGCTGATCAATCTGAGATCGTAGCTGGTTTTCAGGATGTTCAGTATCTCCTCGTTGATCCAGGCAGGTAGCACCGGACCGATGTATATACCCTTGATACCCAGCGCGAGCAGCGTCCAGAGAATGGCCACCGCCTTCTGTTCCATCCACGTGAGAACGAGCGTCAGCGGCAATTCGTTGATTGGCCTGTTGAAAAGCTGTGACAGAGCCTGGGCTATCTCGATGGCGACGATCGTGTCGTTGCACTGTCCGACGTCTATCAGTCTCGGAACACCGTCTATTTCACCGAAGTCGATGTCGTTCAGCCTGTATTTTCCGCAGGCAAGGGTGATGATGACGGTGTCCTTCGGCAGCTTCTGAGCGAACTCTCTGTAATAGCTGCTTTTGCGCATGGGCGTATCGCAACCGCCTATCACGAAGAAGTGCCTGATCTTTCCAGATTCGACCAGATGCTTTATTTTGTCCGCCAGGCCCAGCACTGATGTCACCGAGAAACCGGTTGTGATTTTGTAGTTACTCGGCCTTTCTTCGAGCTCGGGCAGAGAGAGCGCCTTCTCTATGACGGGAGAATAATCGTAACCGTCTATGTGTCTCACGTTTGGCAGCCTCGCGATGCTCGTCGTGAACATCCTGTCCCTGTAAGCCTCTGTGGGTATGAGGACACAGTTCGAAGTTCCCAGGATGGCCGCCGGAACCTTCGCGAACAGGACTCTCTGGTCGTGCCACGCACCTCCAAGGTTTCCTGCGAGGTTTTTGAACCTCCTCAATCGTGGATAACCGTGCGCGGGCAACATCTCCGAATGGGTGTAGACGTACACGTTGGTTCCTTCCACCTGCTTCAAAAGCTCCTCGAGCGCCTTCAGATTGTGACCGGTGACGATGATGGCATGACCCTTCTTCGTTCCGGTTTCCACCTGTGTCGGTGTTGGTTCACCGTAGGTTTCTATGTGGGCCTTCTTCAAAAGCTTCATTACCTTGTAGTTCATCATGCCAGCCTCGAGGGAGAGCTGAACATAACTTTGGGCGTCGAAATTCACGTTTGTGAGAGTTGAGTAGAGAGATCTTGCGAAGAACGCGTCGATCTCTTCGTCCTTGTAACCGAGTTCTCTGGCGTGGTAGTAGTAGGCCGAAATACCATCCAGAATGTACAGGAGGTTGTCCTGAAGCCTTGTCACCGTCGGGCTCTTACCGCAGACGCCAACCTTCGTGCATCCTTCGTTGTTCAGAGCCTGCGAGCACATGTAGCAGAACATGTCCATCCGAAAACACCTCCCTTGGGAATTTCTTCACAAAAATGATAGCACAAAATTTCGACCATTTCAATATGTATTTCTATGCTCAACAGCACCGTCTCTGCATTCTTACAGGGTTTTCAGAGCTCATAGATGACCATAACTGTGGTAGGATTCTTTGTCAGCCTGGCTAACAAGCTTGCCGTAGAGATTCAGCCTACCAGCTGAGCGATCTCTCGCACGCCGAGTACGCAATGAGAAACTTCATGGAACAATGAGTTGCTCACAGTTCACTTTTAGAAAACTGATCGGCATGGGACTGGACATTTTTGATCGAACCGCCGGTGGAAGAAGAATTCATAAAAACAAAAGCCCCCTTGCGGGGGCTTTCTTGCGTTTGAACCGTCTTTCAGCAGTGAAGGATCGAGCTGTCGTAGAGGTCCAGAGCTTCGTCTTCCATGAGATAGACAGTAGCCTGTTTTCTTTCCTTCGCGCAGGTGAACGGATGGTTGTTGTGATTCGGGGCGTATTCGCCGTTGAAGAGCATCGCCTTCAGTTTGAGAGTGACGTAGTGGTAGATGTATTTGTCTTTGTCCATCTTTCCTTCTTTGTAGGTTCTCAGCGCCATGAGCAGGAGGTAGTGACACGTCTGGAGCAGATCCTCGTAAGAGATTATGAAGTAATGGTACTTTTTCCAGAACTGGTTGCAGACCATCCTGACCGTCCCCTCGTATTCTTGCCAATCAGCGTAACGTTCGCTCATCAAGCGGCATTCTCCTTCCACAGCGTCTTGTTCAGGACCTTCACGATGTTGTCGATCATGAAGTCGAGCACGAAGTCGAACACGGGCTGTGGCATCGGCACTTTGATGTTGAAATCGTTCAGGAACTGATAGACCATCTTCTTCACTTCCTGTTTCTTGTTCGCACCGTCCTTCGGCCTCTCCACGAGACAGACTCCCAGCATGACGATGCGGCCGATGAGGTTGAACAGTTCGAGCACGTTCATACAGCTCACCTCCTTCGGGTGGGTTTGACGATCCCTGGCGGGAGCTCCCACTTTATATATACGAAAGTATACATGAAGAGTCCGCAACGACTTCTTTCCTAAAAGGTTTCGTTGCGCTCAGCGTGGAGGATCGAAACAACGATCCTTCGCTTCTGAACAGAAAAAGAAGCTGTCAGAAAGGATGAAGCGGTTCAGGGAAGATCGAACGGAGTCCTTCGGGGTGATTGTTCACCATGGGAGTATACTTATGTATACACATGGCTTCGAACGCCACGTTAACTTCGTGCTTGCTCTTTTCGCCTTGGGTCTGAGATGAACTTCAAAAGGAAGAAGAAGTTGAACACACCGATCGCACCCGTCAGGGCCATGGGGAGTGTGTAACCGAAGCTGTCTGCGAGCTTGCCACAGATCAGCGGTGCGAGGAAAGAGAACGGGGCGGTCAGAAAGTACAGCGAACCCATGTAGAGTTCCTTGCGCTTGCCGGAAGTGAGATCCAGCGTGATCGCCATGCCACCCACGTTGCCCGTCGTGTTCACGATGCCCATCAACCCGTAGACCACGTAGGCTTGGCTCAAGCGTGTGCAGCTGATCGTCAACGCGAGCGCCACCACGTAGACGATCTTGTTCACGAGCAGGTTGACCTTGTGACCCTTTCGATCGCCGAGCGGACCGAAGAAGAACGAAGAGATGCCCTGTGAAGCCATGACGATCGCGGTGAAGTTCGCCGCCGTGTCGTCCGGTAAGGACAGTTTCTTCAAAAGGTACACCGTTACGAAACCGCTCGCACCGAAGGTGAAGCTACTGATGATCCTCTCGAACAGAAAGTTTCTGAAGTTCCTGTCCGTGAAAACGTTCTTCATGTTCCTGAAGTAGTTGATCACGGGTTCGTCTTCGTGGAGCTTCGGATCGGGCACTTCCCTCGTGAGTGCGAGGAAGAAGAAGGAAGCCATGAAGAAAAAGAAGGCCGTGAGGAAGACGTAACCGAAGTTCTGCGGGAACGGGTTGCTGGCGAGCAGATTCTTCGCGATCATCGAACCTCCTATGCCCAGGATCGCACCCATACCACTACCCATGGCGAAGTACGTTCCGCGCCTTCTGGCATCGATCACCTTCTCTATCATGCTCATCCAGGGTGGACCGAGGAAGCCCATCGTATACACTGTGAGTGCCATCATCAACGTGGCCAGATACAGCGAGAGCCTCGCAAAACGAGAGGCCAGGAAGAAGCTGATCAGCGCGAGGAACAGATAGGGTAGTCTCTCTCCCATCGTGTATTTGAGAACGAGGTTCAGCTTCTTCGCGGAGCGTTCGGCCATCTTCGCGCCCCAGATGGCGGGAATGCCCCAGCCGAGGTTGATGATCGCCAGGATCAAACCCAGTTCCACGTTCGACGCCCCCAGGTTCTTCGCGAAGACGGGAAACAGCGTGAACATGGAACCCATCGCCATGCCAACATTGAAGAGCGCGTTGTCGGTGCAGTTGACGATGAAGTTCCAGCGATAGTCTTTTTCAGTGAGCCTTTCTGGTGTGTGGCGGTCCAACAGCGATTTCACCAGACTCAACGCACACGATCTGTTCGCCTTCAAAACTGAACACCTCGAGGAAGATTATAACGTTTCAGGCTCGAACTTTCCAGAGCAACACGTTTTCTTTGAACACCGTTTCGACCATGTTTTCGCTCAGGAGATAGCTCAGATACGCGTGAACGGTGGACCTGTAGAGGACGAACTGCACGAGGTTTTCGATTTTCACACCGAACGCATCGAGCAGCTCTTTCAAAAGACCTTCCGCGGTGAGCGGGGTCTTCAAAAGCTTCAGGATGCGTTCGACAACGTCTTCGACCGTTTTTCTGTTGATTTCGAGCAGATCTTTTATGTCGCTCGTTGCCTCTCCGTGGGACGGGACGTAGAGATCGTAGTTTGAACGGCTCAGAAGATCGAGCGTTTCGAGGAACTTTTTCACATCGTACACGACGAAGATTCTGTGCTTCTCGATCGCCGATTCAGAGAAAAACGCGTCTCCACAGAAAAGGACGTTGTCCACAGCGACGCCGATCTGGTTCACCGAATGCCCCGCGAGCGGAACGATGTTCAGAGTGACGTCTTCAAGCTGCAGCGGTCCTTCTTCGAGCGTCCCGTCGACGGTGCAGGGTTTCGCCATGAGGAACTTGGTGCGCAACTGCTCTGGGGGTGACGCAGTGAAGAGATAGAAAGGCTCCAGGATCGGATCTTCGATGATGTGCGATTCTATCCCCGGTGCGAGGATCTTCGCGGAAAACTGCTTTCGAAGATAAGAGTTGCCGCCACAGTGATCGGCGTGGGAATGGGTGTTTATGACGAACCTTACAGGCTTTTCCAGTTCGCGGCACAGCTTCTTCGCCACAGATTCGTCTATGCCGCTGTCGATCAGCAGGCTGGAGTGCGACGTGTAGACGACACCGATGTTCACAGGATTCGGCGCGTAGAACACGCGTTCCTTCAACCGCTTCAAGCCCATAGTTCACCTCGACAGTTCAGGATCATTATACAACTCGAACCGTTCGAAGAATGCACGATCGCGTTATCATCTCTCTGGAGGGTGTCTCTTGAGCGGTGTTCTCGCCTTCAGTCCGGTGGTCGTGGTGTTCTTGCTGCTGCTTTTGACGAAGGCGTCGGTGTTCACAGCGGGGCTCGCCGGTTATCTTGCAGCCGTTGTGCTCGCGCTCAGCTATTTTTCAACATCGCTGGAAGTGGTGCTCCGCTCGACGATCGCAGGATTTCTGGCTTCGCTTCCGGTGTCGATCATCGTGGTCGCATCTCTATTCCAGCTCACGCTGATGGAAACTGCCGGGGCGATGGGTACGATCGTCGAGTTTTCGAAAAAACTCTGCGAAAAAGACAAAGTGTTTCAGATCCTGATCATCGTCATCGGGGTGGGTACGTTGCTCTCTTCCGCCGGTGCGGTGCCCGTGACCGTGATCACACCGATCCTGGTGGCGCTGGGTTATTCACCCGCGGCGAGCATCGCGCTCTCCGCTCTGGGATACGACGCGCTCTGCACCTACACGATCTTGGGCGTTCCGCTGGTTGTGTACGCGGAGATGGTGGAGACGGACCTGATCACGGCCGCGAGATACTTTCTGCCGTTCGTGGGGATCGTGTCGGTCGCGATCTCGCTGGCGGTGCTTTATCTGGCTGGGGGGATGAACTTTCTCAGGCGCGGTTTTCTCTTGACAATCCTGGTCGGTGTCGTGTCACTCCTCGGTGCGATGGCTGGAATATGGATCGGGGCACCGGTGCTGACAGGTTTGATCACCGGGTTCCTGATCGTTGCGAGTCTGTCCATCGTCTACAGGTTCAGGAATCGCACACGCATCGTCGCTGAGGGACTGGATGTGAAGCGTCTGCTGGTCGCTTCGTCACCATGGCTTTTGCTCATATTCTTCATCGTCTTCGTGAATCTCGTAAAGCCCGTGCACGAACTCTTCTACCAGAAGTGGTCGATGCCGATCGATGTGTTGAAAGGAAAAGCGGTACACCTGAGAGTTCTGTGGCAGGCGTACACGTGGATCTTCGTGAGCGCCCTCCTGGCGGTCTTCATCTACCGGGTGGATACAAGACAGCTGAGGGAGATCTTCACCAAGACGAAGAAGAGGGTCGTTCAGCCTTTCTGGTCAGCGACGATCTTCTTTCTCATCGCCTACGTGATGCTGCATTCTGGTTATGAAATGACACCGCACGGACTGAAACTGGTCCAGATCGAGAAAAACATGATACACGCGATGGCGGTCTCTTCCGCGAAGCTGTTTGGAAGTTTCTATGCGTTCTTCACACCCTTTCTGGGCGTGCTCGGAGGCTTCGTGACGGGTACGCAGACTTCTGCGACGGCGATGTTCGCGCGCTACACTTTGGAGACTTCGAAACTTCTGGATCTCTCAGGCTTCTACATGGCGGCGGCCGTAGCGTTCGGCAGTGGGCTCGCGTCGGCGATATCGCCTTCGAAGCTTCAGAACGCGGCAGCATCGATCGATAAGATAGGTGAAGAGAAGAAGGTCCTGCCACGGAACGTCCTGATCGTTCTTTCGATGGCGCTTTTGACAGCCATCGTCGCGTACACGCTGAGAAGACAGTTCGTGTGAGGTGTGAAGGTTGAAAAAATTGCTGTGGCTCTTTTCTCTCCTGTGTCTGAACCTTGTTCTGGCGAATCCCTTAGTGCTTCTGAACGAACCTGCAAAGGGTGTCTCTGTCACGTACCAGCCCGAACAGTTCAGGCTCACGGTGCTTTTGCCGGTGGTTCACCCCGTCGCACCGATCGACTGGTTTTTGCCCAAAGACAGCGCGAAAATTCTCAAAGGCCTGATCGGCGTGGAATCGAATTTCTTCGTCCACGCGGTTTCCGAAAAGGGTGCGATGGGTCTGACCCAGCTGATGCCAGCGACGGCGAAAGAGCTCGGCGTTCCGAACGCCTTCAACGTGTTCTCTTCGATCGATGCCGCGAACAGATATTTGAACCAGCTGTTTGCAAGATTCAGCAGCGTTCAGCTCGCGCTCGCCGCCTATCACGAAGGACCGGGCAGGGTTGAAAGGCAGGGACCGAGCACGGAGGGGATCGGCTACGCTCAAAAAGTTCTGACACGTTCGCGGCAGCTTGAAGGTAAAACCATCTTTTTGAGAGACGTGACCTATTTTGAACCGTACGTCGAACTGGGGAAAGACGTTTCAGGCGGGCTGAACGTTTATCTGTCACTGCTCGGTGCAGGCTACGTGGTGGG includes:
- a CDS encoding MFS transporter; this encodes MKANRSCALSLVKSLLDRHTPERLTEKDYRWNFIVNCTDNALFNVGMAMGSMFTLFPVFAKNLGASNVELGLILAIINLGWGIPAIWGAKMAERSAKKLNLVLKYTMGERLPYLFLALISFFLASRFARLSLYLATLMMALTVYTMGFLGPPWMSMIEKVIDARRRGTYFAMGSGMGAILGIGGSMIAKNLLASNPFPQNFGYVFLTAFFFFMASFFFLALTREVPDPKLHEDEPVINYFRNMKNVFTDRNFRNFLFERIISSFTFGASGFVTVYLLKKLSLPDDTAANFTAIVMASQGISSFFFGPLGDRKGHKVNLLVNKIVYVVALALTISCTRLSQAYVVYGLMGIVNTTGNVGGMAITLDLTSGKRKELYMGSLYFLTAPFSFLAPLICGKLADSFGYTLPMALTGAIGVFNFFFLLKFISDPRRKEQARS
- a CDS encoding lytic transglycosylase domain-containing protein is translated as MKKLLWLFSLLCLNLVLANPLVLLNEPAKGVSVTYQPEQFRLTVLLPVVHPVAPIDWFLPKDSAKILKGLIGVESNFFVHAVSEKGAMGLTQLMPATAKELGVPNAFNVFSSIDAANRYLNQLFARFSSVQLALAAYHEGPGRVERQGPSTEGIGYAQKVLTRSRQLEGKTIFLRDVTYFEPYVELGKDVSGGLNVYLSLLGAGYVVGGFEVSNSISHQVLFYPAITHDFSLIIGEKDLKLVGGFLYRKVPNFGFQVLFGEKDFDASGIVRVWKFYVTAGFSSGKLRVGMIFK
- a CDS encoding MBL fold metallo-hydrolase; translated protein: MGLKRLKERVFYAPNPVNIGVVYTSHSSLLIDSGIDESVAKKLCRELEKPVRFVINTHSHADHCGGNSYLRKQFSAKILAPGIESHIIEDPILEPFYLFTASPPEQLRTKFLMAKPCTVDGTLEEGPLQLEDVTLNIVPLAGHSVNQIGVAVDNVLFCGDAFFSESAIEKHRIFVVYDVKKFLETLDLLSRSNYDLYVPSHGEATSDIKDLLEINRKTVEDVVERILKLLKTPLTAEGLLKELLDAFGVKIENLVQFVLYRSTVHAYLSYLLSENMVETVFKENVLLWKVRA
- the hcp gene encoding hydroxylamine reductase, with protein sequence MDMFCYMCSQALNNEGCTKVGVCGKSPTVTRLQDNLLYILDGISAYYYHARELGYKDEEIDAFFARSLYSTLTNVNFDAQSYVQLSLEAGMMNYKVMKLLKKAHIETYGEPTPTQVETGTKKGHAIIVTGHNLKALEELLKQVEGTNVYVYTHSEMLPAHGYPRLRRFKNLAGNLGGAWHDQRVLFAKVPAAILGTSNCVLIPTEAYRDRMFTTSIARLPNVRHIDGYDYSPVIEKALSLPELEERPSNYKITTGFSVTSVLGLADKIKHLVESGKIRHFFVIGGCDTPMRKSSYYREFAQKLPKDTVIITLACGKYRLNDIDFGEIDGVPRLIDVGQCNDTIVAIEIAQALSQLFNRPINELPLTLVLTWMEQKAVAILWTLLALGIKGIYIGPVLPAWINEEILNILKTSYDLRLISDPEEDIKAILKS
- a CDS encoding AAA family ATPase; translation: MNPFKVGKEYSREHFIDRDKELAYMKQVSESGNNLVLLAPRRFGKTWLLHRFAEETPHTVVYVDLFGVISLKGFAMQIIDRSFKILKAKDPVAFVSRYLKNLARYVSFTVALKNVTFSLSPEVDDETLLNESYNLLSSLASTLKKRVIVIIDEFQEYERIHANLPESLRSFFQSENRVSFIFAGSRRHMLEKLFFHNSGTLFRSALRLDIETYLPKDECIAYAKGKFKNSHKNLSDDAADLIYELTRGHPYFFQLLCFEVWNRTENTATVEIVRESFEALLDREAYSYDALIDQLGYRYAKNVLALLSMEGQDIFSQDALRKYEIPNPAIVNKTIRVLSEYGIVEKIARGKYLITDPLFEKYIQRRMNL
- a CDS encoding L-lactate permease, with translation MSGVLAFSPVVVVFLLLLLTKASVFTAGLAGYLAAVVLALSYFSTSLEVVLRSTIAGFLASLPVSIIVVASLFQLTLMETAGAMGTIVEFSKKLCEKDKVFQILIIVIGVGTLLSSAGAVPVTVITPILVALGYSPAASIALSALGYDALCTYTILGVPLVVYAEMVETDLITAARYFLPFVGIVSVAISLAVLYLAGGMNFLRRGFLLTILVGVVSLLGAMAGIWIGAPVLTGLITGFLIVASLSIVYRFRNRTRIVAEGLDVKRLLVASSPWLLLIFFIVFVNLVKPVHELFYQKWSMPIDVLKGKAVHLRVLWQAYTWIFVSALLAVFIYRVDTRQLREIFTKTKKRVVQPFWSATIFFLIAYVMLHSGYEMTPHGLKLVQIEKNMIHAMAVSSAKLFGSFYAFFTPFLGVLGGFVTGTQTSATAMFARYTLETSKLLDLSGFYMAAAVAFGSGLASAISPSKLQNAAASIDKIGEEKKVLPRNVLIVLSMALLTAIVAYTLRRQFV